The following proteins are co-located in the Poecile atricapillus isolate bPoeAtr1 chromosome 2, bPoeAtr1.hap1, whole genome shotgun sequence genome:
- the LOC131575472 gene encoding basic proline-rich protein-like — translation MNDEQSYQNKRFLATQGHCITALGHGSRPQEPQHNSPRLGGARSDSAAAASTAAQVPGPAGEEARRKTSLSRNSRRRGGPMRPLRRGADPRVRESRSRPAPSRSRPSVRHPQPFPRENTARTDERGDGRTDGPPPTLPPPRPRARLWGSAGAPPAQRPPPAAPRYLRSLTPPPPPPGPRPRAASARAARPKPRPRRSARPPPGRRRERPPAAGGRCGSGVRGRAPRPAARRGIRPRPCTGQRDGTGHV, via the exons ATGAATGATGAACAAAGCTACCAAAATAAG CGCTTCCTCGCCACCCAAGGACACTGCatcacagccctgggacacGGATCGCGGCCGCAGGAACCCCAGCACAACTCACCGCGCCTCGGCGGGGCCCGCAGTGACAGCGCCGCAGCCGCCTCGACAGCCGCGCAGGTACCGGGACCCGCCGGCGAGGAAGCCCGAAGGAAGACGAGCCTGTCCCGCAACTCCCGAAGGAGGGGCGGACCAATGCGGCCGCTCAGGCGCGGTGCGGACCCGCGTGTGCGGGAGAGCCGCAGCCGCCCTGCGCCATCCCGGTCCCGCCCGAGCGTGCGCCACCCCCAGCCGTTCCCCCGTGAAAACACGGCACGGACGGACGAGCGGGGGGATGGACGGACGGACGGGCCTCCCCCCACGCTCCCGCCGCCCCGGCCGAGGGCGCGGCTCTGGGGCTCTGCCGGGGCGCCCCCCGCGCAGCGCCCCCCGCCGGCCGCCCCGCGCTACCTGCGCTCGCTGACGCCTCCGCCGCCTCCTCCCGGCCCGCGCCCGCGCGCCGCTTCCGCCCGCGCCGCGCGCCCGaagccccgcccccgccgcagcgcgcgccccccgcccggccggCGCCGCGAGCGCCCCCCAGCGGCGGGAGGGAGGTGCGGCAGCGGCGTGAGGGGACGGGCGCCGCGCCCCGCGGCTCGGCGGGGAATTCGCCCTCGTCCGTGCACTGGGCAGCGGGACGGGACTGGGCATGTTTAG